A DNA window from Fibrobacter sp. UWR3 contains the following coding sequences:
- a CDS encoding Ig-like domain-containing protein: MMKRMFGTVACGVWVAAAAISPSEVVSLPGDAAYGGGDKVGSQLVAATYNAGEGPGIWIVADGGYRLYHNGALLAEDNQAGRVRFVPMTFLPGENAISVVGVNGQGAPGVMVQIDDLDKSYYSGSGWKAKPTVGNNSWKNKGRDLSQWGGATTLNYANNKLPSGAALTGFAANTQAKWIWSGAETDPTAVLLFTFNVKAEGFGANTTGGDAGNIVIASDTATIRKHMQSNDAVTILVPEGTYDFRKFVDAATSAANSGWTWCKSSCGNTVNSNNTFYRISFTQNSCSGLSEQTTMVSAGEIKSWSNWITTKGNKSLVGMGRGANMRGVSWSNRSYEGAKNNIYRNLALYDVNPHLIEGGDGLEVSGSGGKEVENMWFDHISYKWISDGMDLEYVKGITVSYLDYDGSNEYNCYYYDPYMHLVETAQLTFANVYWHNSFGRVPKVTSEADGSYASMVHIYNSYVDYNHWHVIDASGKSDKKTQVLYENNYVKNPQIQVAGKDAFSLIKFKNTTVTGAKSSTPYNNNGTSQASAFNDNVFTPSYSYELRSNSSLPTDLPKLVGVGGRYGKMPEYNQAFGLSNKAATVSMTAPASGAKFEVGATVTLKADAKDNDGSVKSVAFYVGNTLVGSATSAPYQVNASGLEPGVYSAVAVVTDNSGLSQMSAFVTFSVEGTAYPEVVKCGAGSSSQSINLGEPIVDFCYTWSGAETVVPEGFPTGVTTSIDKENRKISISGTPTAAGEYAFTVTATNNDSTFVKSGRIVVTDPNAPESSSSAEPESSSGEIVESSSGTTLIAQRTNWATEAETAFYRIFDMQGRPLFAGDRMPAKMPAVRVIVVEYTRAGRLIRRYSAASQTLQ, encoded by the coding sequence GGCGTGTGGAGTGTGGGTTGCCGCCGCGGCGATAAGCCCCTCCGAGGTGGTGTCGCTTCCGGGCGACGCCGCCTACGGTGGTGGTGACAAGGTGGGTTCGCAGCTGGTGGCCGCGACATACAATGCGGGCGAGGGTCCGGGTATCTGGATTGTGGCCGATGGCGGCTACAGGCTCTACCATAACGGTGCGCTCCTTGCCGAAGACAACCAGGCGGGCCGCGTGCGCTTTGTGCCGATGACCTTCCTTCCCGGCGAGAACGCGATTTCTGTCGTGGGCGTGAACGGTCAGGGTGCCCCCGGCGTAATGGTGCAGATTGATGACCTCGACAAGTCCTATTATTCCGGCAGCGGCTGGAAGGCAAAGCCGACTGTCGGCAACAACTCCTGGAAAAACAAGGGCCGCGACCTTAGCCAGTGGGGTGGTGCGACAACCCTGAACTATGCGAACAACAAGCTCCCGAGCGGGGCTGCCCTTACGGGATTTGCAGCGAATACGCAGGCCAAGTGGATTTGGAGCGGCGCGGAAACCGACCCGACGGCCGTCCTGCTTTTCACGTTCAACGTGAAGGCCGAAGGCTTCGGCGCCAATACCACCGGCGGCGATGCGGGTAACATCGTCATCGCGAGCGATACCGCCACTATTCGTAAGCATATGCAGAGTAACGATGCGGTGACAATCCTTGTGCCCGAAGGTACTTACGACTTCAGAAAGTTCGTAGATGCGGCCACATCTGCCGCCAATTCGGGATGGACTTGGTGCAAGTCTTCCTGTGGCAACACTGTCAATTCCAATAACACCTTTTACCGTATCAGCTTTACGCAGAACAGCTGTTCCGGCCTTAGCGAACAGACCACGATGGTGTCTGCGGGTGAAATCAAGAGTTGGAGCAACTGGATTACGACCAAGGGCAACAAAAGCCTCGTGGGTATGGGCCGTGGCGCAAATATGCGCGGTGTTTCGTGGTCAAACCGTTCCTACGAAGGTGCCAAGAACAACATTTATCGCAACTTGGCCCTTTACGATGTGAACCCGCACCTTATCGAGGGGGGCGATGGTCTCGAAGTGAGCGGTAGCGGCGGCAAGGAAGTTGAAAATATGTGGTTCGACCACATCAGCTACAAGTGGATTAGCGACGGCATGGACTTGGAATATGTCAAGGGCATCACCGTTTCGTATCTAGACTATGATGGCAGCAACGAGTACAACTGCTACTATTACGATCCGTATATGCACCTGGTCGAAACGGCGCAGCTGACTTTTGCAAATGTCTATTGGCACAATTCTTTCGGACGTGTTCCCAAGGTGACGAGCGAGGCGGATGGTTCCTACGCCTCGATGGTCCACATCTACAATTCCTATGTGGATTACAACCACTGGCATGTGATTGATGCCTCCGGGAAAAGCGACAAGAAGACGCAAGTCCTTTACGAAAACAACTATGTGAAAAATCCGCAAATTCAGGTGGCCGGAAAGGATGCCTTTTCCTTGATCAAGTTCAAGAATACGACGGTCACCGGAGCAAAGAGCTCCACCCCCTATAACAACAATGGAACATCTCAAGCGTCGGCGTTCAACGACAATGTCTTTACGCCTTCTTATTCTTACGAACTACGCAGCAATTCAAGCCTTCCTACCGACCTCCCGAAACTCGTGGGCGTGGGTGGCCGCTACGGCAAGATGCCCGAATACAACCAGGCTTTCGGACTGAGCAACAAGGCGGCGACGGTCTCGATGACCGCCCCTGCGTCGGGTGCGAAGTTCGAAGTGGGTGCGACGGTGACCTTGAAGGCCGATGCAAAGGACAACGACGGTTCCGTAAAGAGCGTCGCCTTCTATGTGGGCAATACTTTGGTCGGCTCTGCGACAAGCGCTCCCTACCAGGTCAACGCGAGTGGGCTTGAACCGGGCGTGTATTCCGCGGTCGCTGTTGTGACGGACAATTCTGGCCTTTCGCAGATGTCCGCGTTCGTGACCTTCTCCGTCGAAGGGACTGCCTACCCTGAGGTTGTGAAGTGTGGGGCCGGTTCCAGCAGCCAGAGCATCAATCTGGGCGAACCAATTGTGGATTTCTGCTACACTTGGAGTGGTGCCGAGACGGTCGTGCCCGAGGGCTTCCCGACGGGCGTTACGACCAGCATCGATAAGGAAAACCGCAAGATTTCTATCAGCGGCACTCCCACTGCGGCTGGCGAATATGCCTTCACCGTCACGGCCACCAACAACGATTCGACCTTTGTCAAGAGCGGCCGCATCGTGGTGACCGACCCGAACGCTCCCGAATCGTCTTCGAGTGCTGAACCGGAATCATCTTCGGGTGAAATCGTGGAATCGAGCAGTGGAACGACCCTGATTGCGCAACGTACGAACTGGGCGACCGAGGCCGAGACCGCCTTCTACCGCATCTTCGACATGCAGGGGCGCCCGCTGTTTGCTGGCGACAGGATGCCCGCGAAGATGCCCGCCGTCCGCGTCATCGTCGTGGAATACACCCGTGCGGGCCGTTTAATTCGTCGCTATTCCGCTGCGTCTCAAACCCTGCAATAA